In Nitrospirota bacterium, the DNA window GAAGGTATTAACAGCCTGATCCAGGCAGCCAAGGCAAAGGCGCGAGGCTACCGCACAACACGTAATCTTATTACCATAATTTACCTCATTGGGGGAAAACTTGATTTCCGTTTACCCACATGAATCAGCGAGGAACCAAAATTACTCCTATTGCGGCAATAAAAAGTCCGCCCCCCATAACAATGCAACAGGCCCATAAAAATCGACGTTTTTGAGACAATGCTGACATTTTGTGATCTTTGATCTCTTCTGGGATATTGACAACTACATTGCTTTCATATGGCAAGACACCTAAAAAAGCTAAGACTAGTCCTACAAAAAACAAGGATATTGATACGAGTCTGTATGGTGCATCAATATTTGAAGGAGATAGAAACACAATATTGCCACCCAGAAGCGCTACATTCAGGGTTATAAATTGTTGTAGTACTTTGTTAACAGTCTCAATGTTATTTTTAATTGTCTCATAGCCCCACTCACGATAAAAAAGCTCTTCGTAAGTGGGTTTCTTCCCCTTTACTATTTCTTGTGTATCAGTCATTTTCTTCGGGTTTTGGCGTAACTGTATTGGTGTGGCCACAATGGCCGCAGTTAACAACATATGTAGCTGGGCGTGGAGTATTGTCATTTAGCAGAAACATTCGTGCTCCATTAGTTTCAAATTCAGAAATTTCATTACAATTTTGACACTCATATTTAACTAAAGCCATCTCACACCTTTAACTGTTTGAAATATTTAATTAATTTGGCGATTTAGCGCATGGAGCTTTACCAAGTTTAATTTGATTCGATACGAATGAATATGCGTCTTCTACACTGTCAAACTTATACTCTTTCCAGCCTACATCCTGTGCATAAACAGTTTTAGTTGCTAACACCAAACCTTTGGGGAATGACCAATCGTATGACTTTATACTCCATTTTCCTCCCGGTGATTTCGTGAGATGTACTTCTTCTCCTGAGTGAAGTATTTGGCTATCGTGTTTACCTCTTTGGTCATTCATACTACCTAGAACTCCTTATACTGACAAAACACATTAGATCCACAATATTTGGTGTGCATAACAATTAATATACGAATTACTTATTTCTTCCCCAAATTTCTTATACTATATCACATTTTAGAAACATATGCACTCTCTGATTGTTATTTTATGAAGAAAAACTATTTTTTTTCGCATTTATGCTGTAATATCAGGAAATACGTAATACGTATAATATTGGATAATTGAAAAGGAGCGTGTCCGGAATAAAGGGATGGACACGGATGTGAATTACTTGATCGTAATCCTGTAGCCTTTCAGTGCATCAACTGCTCTGATCTTTTCACGCAACCTGGACGGGGCAAATCGTCCATAAACATATGACGCCCCGCTCAGTACAAGGATTTTCTTGTCGTCATCCATCTCCCAGTGCCCTCCGCCGACCACCTCCCACTCAAAGTCTTCTATCTCGAACTTTTCCATTTTGCTGTTTGTATATCTTCCGTATATCCCGTTTGTCAGGCAAAATCTTTCAAGGATATTGGCATGAAAAGGTGAGAGGCTTATTGGTGCCAGGATTAGGTATTCAGTCTTATTATTACGTAACTGAATAAACTTTCCCTTTCTTTTCCGGGGCTTCACTTTCTTTGTAATACTTCCGTAGTAGATATCTGAAAAATCGATGAACTTAAGATTCATAACAGAGCGCAACCTTCCGGTTATTTCGAATTCCTCCAAACACGGATTTTTTTGCGGATTCCAAGCTTTTTCAAAACACTATACCACCCTGAAAGGTACAGGTATGAATGTCAGGATAAAGATAATCAGGGCAATCCAGCCTATATACTTCCTGCTCGGCTCAAGCGGGTCTTCCCAGTAAATAACAGGTGGATGATTCAGACCGAGTATGAAGAGCAGGAGTGCCCATATCGCCCATCCTTCCCAGAGCAGGTTTTTGAGCCCGGCGATTAAAGGGGAGTAAGGGAGGCCGGAACTCAGGTATATTCCTGATAAACCTGCTACGGCAAGCAGGGTCGTAAGTGTGAAGGATAATCTCCTGTGTCTTTTGTCCCCCAAAAGGGCGTATGCAATATGCCCACCATCGAGTTGACCGATGGGGAGGAGATTCATTGAGGTTACGAAAAAACCGATCCAGCCGGCAAATGCCACGGGGTTCAGGAGAATATCTTTTCCTTCAGGGGGTACTCCAAGGATCAACCTTGACAGGAGTGTGAAGAGGATGGAGTCTCCGAGGACAATTCCTATCTGCCCGGAATAGATAGATACAAACTGTGAGTTATACAATCCATAGATGGTGACAATGAAGGCAACGATAAATCCTGCAATCGGGCCTGATGCGCCTATGTCTATAAGGGCCTTTCTGGTGATTATGGGTGATTTCATCTTTATAAAGGCCCCAAAAGTGCCGATTATGGATGGGGCAGGGATAAAGTAGGGCAATGTTGCAACGGTATGATGTTTTCTGGATGCAAAGTAGTGGGAGAGCTCGTGTGTAAGGAGGATGGCCATAAGCGAGACAGAGAAGGGAAAACCTTCTATTATCCTGTAAGGTTCTGCAATGATGTTTATTCCCTGCTGCAAGGCACCTGCTGCAAGGGTGGAGAGAAAGGTAAGAATAAAGAGAAACAGGTGTAAGCTGAGCTGTCGGATAGTCATACCAATTCACCTTTCAGGTCGTAATCATAGGCCTCTGTAATCTTTACATTTATAAAATCACCCACTCTGACCGTGCTGTCAACTGACTTTACGATTACCATACCGTCAATCTCGGGCGCCTGCCCCTGATAGCGGCAGAGTGCTATGCCGTCAGCGACCTCATCAACAAGCACCCTGAGAACCCTGTTCAGCATTGACCGGTTTTTCTCAAGAGAGATTCCGGCCTGCAACATCATGAGTTCATGGTACCGGCGTTCTTTTTCCTTTTCAGGTATAGTGTCCCCCAAATTATAGGACGGTGTCCCGTCCTCCCTTGAATAGGTGAAGGCTCCCAGCCTTTCAAATTCCATCTCCCTTATAAAGTTCAGGAGTGCCGTGAACTCTTCATCACTCTCTGAGGGGAACCCCAGAATGAAGGATGTCCTGAGGGTGACATCCGGGATCTTTTTTCTGATATTGTTGATAAGTGCAGTATATGCGCTCCTGGAGCCATTTCTCTTCATTAACCCCAGGACCCTGTCTTCAGTATGTTGTAAAGGGATATCGAGGTATTTGCAGACCTTCTCGTTTCCTGATATGGTCTCTATCAATCTTTCATCTATGGCCGTGGGATACATGTAGAGGAGCCGCAGCCAGAAGTCACCCGGCAGGGAAGTAATCTCTTCAATGAGCTCACACAGACCATATCCCCTGAACTCCCGGCCATAGGAGGTTATGTCCTGTGCAACAAGTATAAGTTCCCTTGTGCCGGAATTAATTAATTCCTCAGCCCTTTGCACTATGCTGTCCGGAGAGAGGCTGATGAAGCGTCCCCTTATTCCGGGGATGGCGCAGAAGCTACAACCCCTGTTACAGCCATCAGCAATCTTCAGATAGGCATAGGAGCCGGGGTTGCGGGGTTCGGGTTGCGAATCTCGGGTTGCGGGTTGCGAGTTGCGAGTTGCGGATGTTTCTGTTTCGAGGAAACCGAGAATTTTTTCGTGGCTATTGACTCCGAAGAAAGCATCCACCTCCGGCAGCTCCCTCTTCAACTCTTCCATGTACCTCTGGGCAAGGCAGCCGAAGACTACAACCTTTTGTCCGTTACTCTTTCCCGAGACAATATCGAGTATCTCCTCTATCGACTCCTTTTTTGCATCCTGGATAAATCCGCAGGTGTTGATGATAACAGTGTCGGCATCTCCTGCATCACTGACATGGTTAATCCCCTTACTGGTCAGCAAAGAGTGGAGGGTTTCAGAATCGACCCTGTTTTTGGGACAGCCAAGGGTCAGGATATGAAAGTTTCCAGTGAGGCCCATTATTCGTAAATCCAGATTACGGAAGGATACCGGTTCATTTGATCTCTAACATCCGGTCAAGCGCCTTTTTTGCCCTTACCCGTATGTCCTCTGGTACCTTTATAATATGAGTCAGTTCTTTCAAGGCCCGGAGGATGCTTGACAGGCGGGTCTTTTTCATATTCGGACAGATCATGTCCTTCCTGAGGGGGTAAAAAGTCTTGTCTGGGTTTTCCTTTCTGAGCCTGTACATCAGGCCTATCTCTGTGCCGACTATAAACTCCCTTGCATCCGAGGATTTTGCGAACCTGAGCATTCCTGATGTGCTCGTTACATGGTCGGCAAGTTCGAGTACTTCGAGGCGGCACTCCGGATGGGCCATTAACAGGGCATTTGGGTATTGTTTTCTTGCCTTTTTAACATCATCCACACCCACCCTGTCGTGGACATGGCAGAACCCGTCCCAGGCGATTATCTTTTTGTTTGTGTTTTTTGCAGCCCATGCAGAGAGGTTTCTGTCAGGTATGCATATTACCTCTTTGTCAGGAAGGGATTCTATTACCTTTACGACATTGGCTGATGTGCAGCAGATATCACTCTCCGCCTTTACCTCTGCTGTGGTGTTTACGTAAGTTACAATCGGCACCCCCGGATACTGCGCCTTTATATCTCTCAGCGTGAAGTCATGTGGAAAAACAAATGTCGGCTGTTCATCATAGCCTGGAAAAGTCTTCCAGATCTTTCTTTCACCACTGACCCTGACCATGTCCGCCATCGGGCAATTTGCCTCCAGTTCCGGCAGGAGCACGGTCTTGTCCGGTGAGAGGATGGAGGCGCTTTCAGCCATGAAGTTTACCCCGCAGAAGACTATTACATCGCAGTCAACACCTGCTGCCTTGCGGGAGAGCTCAAGAGAGTCGCCGGTAAAGTCTGCAATCTCCTGTACCTCGTCTCTCTGGTAGTTGTGAGAAAGGATGATGGCCCGTCGCTCTTCTTTAAGCCTTAAAATCTCTTCTGTAATCTTCTTCTGTTCGTCTTCCATAATGTAGGGGAATTATAAACCATTGAAACCTAAAATGACGAGAGTCCTTTCAGATATACCGGTGTATTTGTATAAAGTGTATGGCCATTTTTTAAGACAACCTTATAAATGCGCTCATTCCGTTTCCTGTTGTTCTGTTGACTCCTCTTTAACGGTCTTCCGTTACCACTGTTAAATTGAAAGAGGATGTCCTGTACGTATAGCAGGGTTTCGGTGTAGGGGGGGATGGAACCGTAACGTTTTACTACCGAGGGGCCTGCATTGTATGCGGCGAGAGCGAGCTTGACATCGCCAAACCTGTCGACAAGACGTTTAAGATACTTTACCCCGCCTTCTATATTTTGCTCAGGGTCATAAGGGTTTCTGACACCCATGTCCATGGCAGTATCAGGCATAAGCTGCATCAGACCTATTGCGCCGCGACTTGATACAGCACGTGGATTCCATCCGGATTCAATCTCTATCACCGCCTTCACGAGTTCGGGATCAAGTGCGTATCTCTTTGCAGTTTTTTCTGCAAGCACCTTGTAGCTTTCAAGGGAATTATCACTGCTGTAAGTAGTGGTATTATTAGCTGAAGGAGTGACGGGCTCTTTTTTCTCTTTAATTATTAACTCTGCATCTTTTTGTACGGGCGTATTTGTGAAATGGTCATTCCCCTTAGCATCAACATATTTATAAATTTCTGAAAATGCTGATTGAGGAAAGAATAAGATAATTACGGTTAGATAAATCGAGAATCGAAGCATACAAAAATATAACATTTACAGGGAGTTAAGTCAACCATTCCGTCACTTTTTGTCGCTTTTCCTGGGGGGCCGGGGAGGCTAAGGTTATATTTCACCGCAGAGGACGCGGTCTCTGCGGTGAACAGGTACGGTTATTTTTTCCTTATAAAAAAGGATATTACGTTACCTTCTTCCCTGGTATCCACGAGTTCGTGACCAAGTCTGTTGAGCAGTGCCGGGATATCCGACTTTGATCCCGGATCAGTGGCTACAACTTCGAGAACCTGTCCGGCCTGGATGCCGTCGAGTGCCTTTTTTGTCTTGAGTACAGGCATGGGACAGTTCAATCCCTTTGTGTCAAGTACCTGATCAGCTTTTATCTCAGGCATGGGAAACCTCCTTTACCGAATTGATAGCTGAGGCAAAGGCTCAGCTCGTCAAGTATGTTCTAAACTATTTAACTATATTTGCCCATGAAATGTCAAATTAAAAGGTTCTTCGATGTTTCTGTAGAGAAATAATTACCCCGAAAGCATTCGGGAAGGCACAAGGGTAAAGGAAGGGGGCAGTTTATTACTTCATTTTCCTTATCAGTTCCTCTACAGGAATGGCAGCCATACTGTGAAGCTGAACTGTACCCCTTGAACCTATCTCCGCAGACATCTTCATTATGGTTTCATTATCCGGTGCTTCTACGATATTTACAAAGTCGTAAGCTCCAAGCACGGCAAACTGTTCCTTAACCTTTACTCCCATGGCTTCCAGTTCCTTATTTACTTCCAGGACTCTTTCGGGCTTTTCCTTGAGGGTTTTCCTGCCCTCGTCTGTCAGGGTACTCAGAATCACATAGTAACCCATGTACTCCTCCTTGATTTATGCCTGAATTTATGCCCCCTTCCTTAAATACTATTCTACAGGATTTGTTCAGCTATAGGAAGTTATATTAACCCGGCAACTATTCAGAGAGACATATTCGTCAAAATCAACCACTTAAGAACTTGTTGTGTAAACTCTTGTTTTGTCACCCTGAACTTGTTTCAGGGTCTCATAAGTCTTTGATTCTTAGAGATTCTGAAATAAATTCAGAATGACATATATCGTTTTTTTTCTGTTTGTGCAACAAACTTTTAACCAGCTAAAAACTCTGTATTTATTTTCCGGTTTAATAAAAAGGTTTTTCGGGTTTTTGGGGATAATGCAACCACAGAGACACAGGGGCACAGAGTTTATAAAACGAGTTTTTAAATGCCTGATAAAATATTGACTTCTCGGTGTCTCTGTGTCTCTGTGGTTGTATAAAGTTTTTGTTCTGAAAATGAATACACTGAAAATGGATACAATGCTTTCTGGTATAATTAAATCCCATGTTTGACCTGGTCCGTTTGGCAATGGCATTTGCGCTCATCCTCTTTCTGCTCAGGCGGAAGTGGAACGTTGGATATGTGTTGCTGACAGGTTCAGGTGCACTTGCCGTGCTCTATCTCATGAATCCGTCAAGCCTGTTTCTGGTTGTTAAAAATGCACTCACTGCAGGCATTACAATAAGGCTCCTTATTGCCCTCACCTTTATCAGGATTTTTGAGTTTATCCTCAGGGATAAGGCCATCCTTGCAAAGATGATGGAGTCGATGAAGGGACTTTTCCGCAACAAGAAGGCAGTGGTCATATCCATGCCGCTTCTGATCGGGATGCTCCCGTCTGTCGGCGGGGCATATTTTTCTGCGCCCATGGTGGATGAGGCAACTAAGGACCTCTCCATTACCCCGGAAGAAAAGGCCTTTGCCAACTACTGGTTCAGACACCCATGGGAGTTTATACTGCCGCTTTATCCGGGAATCATACTTGCCTCTGTCCTGACCTCCATTGAGGTGAGGACCTTTATAATGCTCAACCTCTCCTATGCAATAACGATGTTCCTGATCGGCCTATGGGGACTCAGGGGGATAACAGGTAGTTATGAAGTGCTGAAAAATGTTTCCCGTAAAGGGCTCTGGAGCTTTCTGCCGATTGTAATCCTCCTCGGGCTCGTGATAATATGGCACATGGAGCTCCATGTAGCCCTTGTAATCCTGGTCTTGATCTTAATGATTTATTTCAGGTATTCACCAAAAAAAGCGGTTGAGGCATTCAGGTATGGTTTTTCGAGGGATGTTGTGGTGCTTATTATCGGGGTGATGTTCTTTAAGGAAGCGCTTGAGGTATCCGGTGCCGTGGGCAATATCAGCAGTTTTTTTCATGACAATAATATTCCCATGATGCCCATACTCTTCCTCCTGCCGTTTCTGACAGGTGTGCTGACAGGGGTTACAGTCGGATTTGTAGGCAGCACGTTTCCCTTGATAATGAGCCTGACTGGCAGTGATCCCCATGCCTTCACCCTTGCCTTTGCCTCCGGGTTTGCCGGGGTACTGCTTTCGCCTGTGCATGTATGTCTTATTCTTACAAAGGAGTATTTTAAGGCTGATATGTGGGGTATCTATAAAAAGACCCTGCCTGCAGCCGGTGCGGTGATGATAGTGGCTGTACTGGAGTTTTTAGTTATATAATAAACCGTCAAATAAATACAGAGTTTTTTAGCTGGTTAAAAATTTGTTGCACAAACAGAAAAAAAACGATATATGTCATTCTGAATTTATTTCAGAATCTCTAAAAATCAATGACTTATGAGACCCTGAAACAAGTTCAGGGTGACAAAACAAGAGTTTACACAACAAGTTCTTAAGTGGTTGATTTTGACGAATATGTCTCTCTGAATAATTGCCGGGTTAATATCGAATATGCATAGAACGAGATTATTTATAACTGTATTAACATGTATTGCTGCCGCTCTCCTGTGGCTGACTGTGGTATTTGCTGCTGAGACAACCGGAGGGGAAGTGCCATCCTATGGAGACGCCCTTGTTGTGGGCTCTATCGGGGAGCCGAGCATACTTATTCCCATGCTTGCCGGTGACAGTGCCTCTCATGAGATTGCCGGCCTTATATTCAACGGCCTGGTAAAATATGACACGGACCTTACAATAATAGGTGACCTTGCAGAGTCCTGGAAGATATCCGATGACGGCCTGACCATCACGTTTTACCTCAGGAAGGGTGTGAAGTGGGCTGACGGAGTGGAGTTTACTGCCGATGATGTGATGTTCGGCTACAGGACCATCATTGACGAAAAGACGCCGACGGCCTACAAGGAGGATTTCCTTCAGGTCAGGAAGGCCGAGGTCCTGGACAGGTATACCTTCAG includes these proteins:
- a CDS encoding transposase — encoded protein: EGINSLIQAAKAKARGYRTTRNLITIIYLIGGKLDFRLPT
- a CDS encoding site-2 protease family protein, with the protein product MTIRQLSLHLFLFILTFLSTLAAGALQQGINIIAEPYRIIEGFPFSVSLMAILLTHELSHYFASRKHHTVATLPYFIPAPSIIGTFGAFIKMKSPIITRKALIDIGASGPIAGFIVAFIVTIYGLYNSQFVSIYSGQIGIVLGDSILFTLLSRLILGVPPEGKDILLNPVAFAGWIGFFVTSMNLLPIGQLDGGHIAYALLGDKRHRRLSFTLTTLLAVAGLSGIYLSSGLPYSPLIAGLKNLLWEGWAIWALLLFILGLNHPPVIYWEDPLEPSRKYIGWIALIIFILTFIPVPFRVV
- the rimO gene encoding 30S ribosomal protein S12 methylthiotransferase RimO, whose product is MGLTGNFHILTLGCPKNRVDSETLHSLLTSKGINHVSDAGDADTVIINTCGFIQDAKKESIEEILDIVSGKSNGQKVVVFGCLAQRYMEELKRELPEVDAFFGVNSHEKILGFLETETSATRNSQPATRDSQPEPRNPGSYAYLKIADGCNRGCSFCAIPGIRGRFISLSPDSIVQRAEELINSGTRELILVAQDITSYGREFRGYGLCELIEEITSLPGDFWLRLLYMYPTAIDERLIETISGNEKVCKYLDIPLQHTEDRVLGLMKRNGSRSAYTALINNIRKKIPDVTLRTSFILGFPSESDEEFTALLNFIREMEFERLGAFTYSREDGTPSYNLGDTIPEKEKERRYHELMMLQAGISLEKNRSMLNRVLRVLVDEVADGIALCRYQGQAPEIDGMVIVKSVDSTVRVGDFINVKITEAYDYDLKGELV
- the nadA gene encoding quinolinate synthase, with the protein product MEDEQKKITEEILRLKEERRAIILSHNYQRDEVQEIADFTGDSLELSRKAAGVDCDVIVFCGVNFMAESASILSPDKTVLLPELEANCPMADMVRVSGERKIWKTFPGYDEQPTFVFPHDFTLRDIKAQYPGVPIVTYVNTTAEVKAESDICCTSANVVKVIESLPDKEVICIPDRNLSAWAAKNTNKKIIAWDGFCHVHDRVGVDDVKKARKQYPNALLMAHPECRLEVLELADHVTSTSGMLRFAKSSDAREFIVGTEIGLMYRLRKENPDKTFYPLRKDMICPNMKKTRLSSILRALKELTHIIKVPEDIRVRAKKALDRMLEIK
- a CDS encoding lytic transglycosylase domain-containing protein, with the protein product MLRFSIYLTVIILFFPQSAFSEIYKYVDAKGNDHFTNTPVQKDAELIIKEKKEPVTPSANNTTTYSSDNSLESYKVLAEKTAKRYALDPELVKAVIEIESGWNPRAVSSRGAIGLMQLMPDTAMDMGVRNPYDPEQNIEGGVKYLKRLVDRFGDVKLALAAYNAGPSVVKRYGSIPPYTETLLYVQDILFQFNSGNGRPLKRSQQNNRKRNERIYKVVLKNGHTLYTNTPVYLKGLSSF
- a CDS encoding sulfurtransferase TusA family protein — encoded protein: MPEIKADQVLDTKGLNCPMPVLKTKKALDGIQAGQVLEVVATDPGSKSDIPALLNRLGHELVDTREEGNVISFFIRKK
- a CDS encoding GYD domain-containing protein gives rise to the protein MGYYVILSTLTDEGRKTLKEKPERVLEVNKELEAMGVKVKEQFAVLGAYDFVNIVEAPDNETIMKMSAEIGSRGTVQLHSMAAIPVEELIRKMK
- a CDS encoding DUF401 family protein; this translates as MFDLVRLAMAFALILFLLRRKWNVGYVLLTGSGALAVLYLMNPSSLFLVVKNALTAGITIRLLIALTFIRIFEFILRDKAILAKMMESMKGLFRNKKAVVISMPLLIGMLPSVGGAYFSAPMVDEATKDLSITPEEKAFANYWFRHPWEFILPLYPGIILASVLTSIEVRTFIMLNLSYAITMFLIGLWGLRGITGSYEVLKNVSRKGLWSFLPIVILLGLVIIWHMELHVALVILVLILMIYFRYSPKKAVEAFRYGFSRDVVVLIIGVMFFKEALEVSGAVGNISSFFHDNNIPMMPILFLLPFLTGVLTGVTVGFVGSTFPLIMSLTGSDPHAFTLAFASGFAGVLLSPVHVCLILTKEYFKADMWGIYKKTLPAAGAVMIVAVLEFLVI